The genomic interval ACCTTGAGCGCCTCGGCGGCGCCGTTTTCCTTGCCGGCGGCGATCCACTCGATGGCGTTGTCGCTGCCAATCAGCCGCGGCAGGCGCACGGTGCCGCCGAAGCCCGGGTTGATCCCCAGCTTGACCTCCGGCAGCCCTACCCTGGCCGACTCGGCCATCACCCGGAAGTCGCAGGCCAGGCACATCTCGAAGCCGCCGCCGAGGGCCATGCCGTTGATCGCGACCACGGTCGGTACCGGCAGGTCCTCGAAGTCCGAGAAGATCCGGTTGATCTCCAGACACCAGCCGCGCAGTTCCTCCTCGGGGGCACGGAACAGTTCGAGGAATTCGGTGACGTCGGCGCCGACGATGAACATGCCCTTGGCGCTGGTGACCAGCACGCCCTTGAGCGTGGCGTCTGCCCACAGCGCGTCGACGGCCTGACGGAATTCGTTCAGCGTGAGGCGGTTGAACTTGTTGACGGAATCGCCCTCGAGGTCGAACTGCATCTCGGCGATGCCATCCCCGAGGGCCTGAACCCTGATGGCTTTCCCTTTATAGATCATCGACTGATTCTCCCAATAGAAGCTGAACTGGCCGCGTCGGGACGACCACGAATCACGCGAACCGCCGCCGCAGCCTTGCATGCTGCAGGCAGCTTCGCCCAGTGCCGGTTTTCAGGATAGTTGTGCGGCACCGGGGCCGGCCATCGGGCATTTTCCGCCGGGAAATGCCCGACGACAGGCCATGCGTGCATTCAGCACCTGCCCGCCCCTTTGGGCAAGGGGTGGCACGCGCGAAAGATTGCCTCTAGCCAGTTTCCGGCAGGCATTGCAGAATTTTTATGCAGATTAACTAGTGTGGTGAATCACAAGTTCGCTTCATTATTTCTTTGCAAGGCTCGAGCAGCCCTGTCGACAGAGGCCAAGATTTCACCTGCTCCCTTACGCCAGCGGAAGGGCCTTGGATTCTGGTTGTAGGTCGCCAGGTAATACTCGATGGACTGCTCGAGATCCTTCACGCTGGTATGGGCCTGGCGCTTTATCCACTTCTGGGTGAGCATCGAGAAAAAGCGCTCCACCAGATTCAGCCATGACGCGGACGTCGGGGTGAAATGCACGTGATAACGCGGGTGCGCGACAAGCCAGGCGCGCACCTTGTCGGTCTTGTGCACGGCATAGTTATCCATGATCAGGTGTATGGCCTTGTCGCTCTCGACCGTTTCCTCGATGGCCCTGAGAAACTCCAGGAATTCTGCGCTGCGGTGACGGCGCTTGAGACGTCCGATCACCTCGCCGGTGGCCACATCCAGGGCGGCAAACAAGGACGTCGTGCCATGGCGCTGATAATCATGGGTACGGGTCGCCGGATACCCAGGCTCCAGCGGCAGCCCCGGCTGTGTTCGATTGAGCGCCTGGATCTGGCTTTTCTCATCGACGCACAGTACCAGCGCTTTATCCGGCGGATTCAGGTAGAGCCCTACGATATCCTGCACCTTGTCGACAAAGGCAGGATCGGTGGACAGCTTGAAGGTGTGCTCCAGGTGAGGCTTGAGCCCGAAGGCTCGCCAGATACGCTGTACGCTCGCCGGTGAAATATGGGTGGCCTTGCTCATCCGGCGCGAGCTCCAATGGCTGGCATCGTCGGGCCGGGTCTGCCGCACCCGGTCGACCACTTCCTGGACCTTTTCATCACTGATGCTGCGTGGGCGGCCTGAGCGCGGCTCGTCATTGAGGCCTTGCAGGCCCAAACGGGCGAAGCGAAGGCGCCACCTCGAAACGGTTTGCGCCGTAATGCCGAGCCGTCGAGCAATGGAAGAGCCGGACTCGCCTCGAGCGCAGGACAGAATGATCTCGGCGCGCAGCTGCATATCGGCAGGCCCCTTGTGCCTGGCTCGGCGGCGGGTGAGTTCGGCATGCTCGTGTTCGGTCAGTTCGATCCGAACGGCTGGGCGGCCTGTTTTCATCGCATGCCCTCCGAAAAAACTCTGCCAGCTCCGCGGTAGACAAGACTTATCCTGAGTAGTTGTGATTCACCACACTAGTGTGGTGAATCACAAGTTCGCTTCATTATTTATTTGCAAGGCTCGAGCAGCCCTGCCGACAGAGGCCAGGATTTCACCTGCTCCCTTACGCCAGCGGAAGGGCCTTGGATTCTGGTTGTAGGTCGCCAGGTAATACTCGATGGACTGCTCGAGATCCTTCACGCTGGTATGGGCCTGGCGCTTTATCCACTTCTGGGTGAGCATCGAGAAAAAGCGCTCCACCAGATTCAGCCATGACGCGGACGTCGGGGTGAAATGCACGTGATAACGCGGGTGCGCGACAAGCCAGGCGCGCACCTTGTCGGTCTTGTGCACGG from Azotobacter salinestris carries:
- a CDS encoding IS630 family transposase; the encoded protein is MKTGRPAVRIELTEHEHAELTRRRARHKGPADMQLRAEIILSCARGESGSSIARRLGITAQTVSRWRLRFARLGLQGLNDEPRSGRPRSISDEKVQEVVDRVRQTRPDDASHWSSRRMSKATHISPASVQRIWRAFGLKPHLEHTFKLSTDPAFVDKVQDIVGLYLNPPDKALVLCVDEKSQIQALNRTQPGLPLEPGYPATRTHDYQRHGTTSLFAALDVATGEVIGRLKRRHRSAEFLEFLRAIEETVESDKAIHLIMDNYAVHKTDKVRAWLVAHPRYHVHFTPTSASWLNLVERFFSMLTQKWIKRQAHTSVKDLEQSIEYYLATYNQNPRPFRWRKGAGEILASVDRAARALQRNNEANL